The following are encoded in a window of bacterium SCSIO 12643 genomic DNA:
- a CDS encoding aspartate-semialdehyde dehydrogenase, producing the protein MKIAVVGATGMVGRVMLQLLEERNVNVDTLLPVASKKSVGKEITFKGKQVKIVSMEDAVAAKPEIALFSAGGDTSLEWAPKFAEAGTTVIDNSSAWRMHPDHKLIVPEINAEILTSEDKIIANPNCSTIQMVMALAPLKVKYGLKRVIVSTYQSISGTGKAAVAQMENERNGVNGEMVYPYTIDKNCLPHCDVFMDNDYTKEEMKLVNEPRKILDDDQIAITATAVRVPLEGGHSESLNVEFHQEFDISDVRKMIHETPGLVLQDNPATNTYPMPKYAHHKDEVFVGRLRRDESQPKTLNMWVVADNLRKGAATNAIQIAEHLITEELV; encoded by the coding sequence ATGAAAATTGCAGTAGTAGGCGCCACCGGAATGGTGGGCAGAGTGATGCTCCAATTGCTTGAGGAGCGTAATGTGAACGTAGATACCTTATTACCTGTAGCTTCAAAGAAGTCTGTGGGTAAGGAAATTACCTTTAAGGGTAAACAGGTGAAGATTGTATCTATGGAAGATGCTGTTGCTGCAAAACCTGAAATCGCATTGTTTTCTGCCGGTGGGGATACCTCTTTGGAATGGGCACCAAAATTTGCGGAAGCAGGTACAACCGTTATTGATAATTCCTCAGCCTGGAGAATGCATCCGGATCACAAGTTAATTGTACCGGAAATCAATGCGGAGATTTTAACTTCAGAAGACAAAATCATTGCTAATCCAAATTGTTCAACCATTCAGATGGTGATGGCACTGGCTCCTCTAAAAGTGAAATATGGGTTAAAAAGAGTGATCGTATCTACATATCAATCTATTTCCGGAACCGGGAAAGCTGCGGTTGCGCAAATGGAGAATGAGCGTAATGGAGTGAATGGAGAGATGGTTTATCCATACACCATAGATAAGAATTGTTTACCGCATTGTGATGTATTCATGGATAACGATTATACCAAAGAAGAAATGAAGTTGGTGAACGAACCACGTAAAATTTTGGATGACGATCAAATAGCCATTACTGCTACTGCAGTAAGAGTCCCGTTAGAGGGGGGGCATTCGGAATCTCTTAATGTAGAGTTTCACCAGGAGTTTGACATTTCTGATGTAAGAAAAATGATTCACGAAACTCCCGGATTGGTTTTGCAAGACAATCCAGCAACAAATACCTATCCGATGCCTAAATATGCGCATCATAAGGATGAAGTTTTTGTAGGACGTCTACGAAGAGATGAAAGTCAACCGAAAACTTTAAATATGTGGGTCGTTGCAGATAACTTACGTAAAGGTGCGGCTACGAATGCGATTCAAATCGCTGAACACTTAATTACGGAAGAATTAGTTTAA
- a CDS encoding outer membrane beta-barrel protein, with protein MKHIFTTFICLALLYPAFGQNETNTVPEIPEPVTYKKDTSEVRMNGKKIIIIKDQEIESGTEKHTSSSTTISMWSSRRNRVWQGFEIGFTGVSYTEEFNTDIPPGLEFFDPIVSNSINWAINPFEVDMRIVGEYVKFSTGLGYMAKNFSLANNYRLTKDSDGITTGFQDHRVTMVRNRFRTGYITAPAMIHFNTNKNPSHAFRIGAGVVGGVKIFEAYRVKHYYDGHKTREKYNGGYNANPFLLDLRAVVGYGGVNLYATYSTQGLFKDNRGPEVYPFTVGISFVNSY; from the coding sequence ATGAAGCATATTTTTACAACGTTTATTTGCTTAGCTCTGCTATATCCTGCTTTTGGGCAAAATGAAACCAATACCGTACCTGAAATTCCAGAACCAGTAACCTATAAAAAAGATACTTCTGAAGTAAGAATGAATGGTAAAAAAATTATCATTATAAAAGACCAGGAAATTGAATCAGGCACAGAAAAACACACCAGTTCTTCTACTACCATTAGTATGTGGTCTTCTCGTAGAAACAGAGTTTGGCAAGGGTTCGAAATTGGTTTTACCGGAGTAAGTTATACTGAAGAATTTAATACTGATATTCCACCTGGACTTGAGTTTTTTGATCCAATAGTATCTAACTCTATTAACTGGGCGATCAACCCATTTGAAGTAGATATGAGAATTGTTGGTGAATACGTGAAATTCTCAACTGGCTTAGGATATATGGCCAAAAACTTTTCACTGGCCAACAACTACCGACTGACGAAAGATAGTGATGGGATAACTACCGGTTTTCAGGATCATAGAGTAACAATGGTCAGAAACAGATTTCGTACAGGATATATTACTGCACCTGCAATGATTCATTTCAATACCAATAAAAACCCATCGCATGCATTTAGAATTGGAGCCGGAGTGGTTGGCGGTGTTAAAATTTTCGAAGCGTATCGTGTTAAACACTACTACGATGGGCATAAAACAAGAGAAAAATATAATGGTGGTTATAATGCCAATCCTTTCCTGCTGGACTTAAGAGCTGTTGTTGGATATGGAGGTGTAAACCTTTATGCAACTTACTCTACGCAAGGGTTATTTAAAGATAATCGTGGGCCGGAGGTCTATCCATTCACAGTTGGCATCTCTTTTGTTAATAGCTACTAG
- a CDS encoding F0F1 ATP synthase subunit beta, translating into MSESIGKISQVIGAVIDVTFEGDQELPKLYDALSVKKADGTEIVLEVQQHIGEDTVRTIAMDASDGFRRGMEVTPKGSAISMPIGEAVNGRLFNVIGDSIDGMPNLERTNELPIHRDAPRFEDLSTSSEVLFTGIKVIDLIEPYVKGGKIGLFGGAGVGKTVLIQELINNIAKGHDGLSVFAGVGERTREGNDLLREMLESGIINYGEAFMESMEKGKWDISLIDTEKLKTSKAAFVFGQMNEPPGARARVALSGLTLAEYYRDGDADSSEGGKDILFFIDNIFRFTQAGSEVSALLGRMPSAVGYQPTLATEMGAMQERITSTKNGSITSVQAVYVPADDLTDPAPATTFAHLDAKTVLSRKIAELGIYPAVDPLDSTSRILTPEIVGDAHYDTAQKVVEILQRYKELQDIIAILGMDELSEEDKAVVHRARRVQRFLSQPFHVAEQFTGLAGVLVPIEDTIKGFNMIMDGQLDQYPESAFNLKGNIEEVIADGEKLLANA; encoded by the coding sequence ATGTCTGAATCAATAGGAAAAATTTCCCAAGTAATTGGAGCGGTAATCGATGTTACCTTTGAAGGCGACCAGGAATTACCAAAATTATACGATGCACTTTCTGTAAAAAAAGCAGATGGTACTGAGATTGTTCTTGAAGTACAACAACACATCGGTGAAGACACTGTTAGAACCATTGCAATGGATGCATCAGATGGTTTTAGACGTGGGATGGAAGTAACTCCGAAAGGAAGTGCTATTTCTATGCCAATTGGAGAAGCTGTTAACGGTCGTTTGTTCAACGTAATCGGTGATAGTATTGATGGAATGCCGAACCTTGAAAGAACTAATGAACTTCCAATCCACAGGGATGCACCTAGATTTGAAGATCTTTCAACTTCATCTGAGGTTTTATTCACAGGTATTAAAGTAATTGACTTGATTGAGCCATACGTAAAAGGTGGTAAAATTGGTCTTTTCGGTGGTGCTGGTGTTGGTAAAACTGTATTGATTCAGGAATTGATTAACAATATTGCGAAAGGTCACGATGGTCTTTCTGTATTTGCCGGTGTAGGTGAGCGTACTCGTGAAGGTAATGACCTTCTTAGAGAGATGCTTGAATCTGGCATTATCAATTATGGTGAAGCTTTCATGGAATCTATGGAGAAAGGAAAGTGGGATATCAGCTTAATTGATACTGAAAAATTAAAAACTTCAAAAGCGGCTTTCGTATTCGGTCAGATGAATGAGCCTCCAGGTGCACGTGCACGTGTGGCACTTTCTGGATTGACTTTAGCTGAGTATTACCGTGATGGTGATGCAGACAGCTCTGAAGGTGGTAAAGATATCTTATTCTTTATCGACAACATTTTCCGTTTTACACAAGCAGGTTCTGAGGTATCAGCACTTCTTGGACGTATGCCATCAGCAGTAGGTTACCAACCAACATTGGCAACTGAGATGGGTGCGATGCAGGAAAGAATTACTTCTACTAAAAACGGTTCGATTACATCTGTACAAGCTGTATATGTACCAGCGGATGACTTGACTGACCCGGCTCCGGCAACAACTTTCGCTCACTTGGATGCGAAAACAGTATTGTCTCGTAAGATTGCTGAGTTAGGTATTTATCCAGCGGTGGATCCTCTTGATTCAACTTCTCGTATTTTGACTCCGGAGATTGTTGGTGATGCGCACTATGACACTGCACAAAAAGTTGTTGAGATTTTACAACGTTATAAAGAGTTACAAGATATTATCGCAATTCTTGGTATGGATGAGCTTTCTGAAGAGGATAAAGCAGTTGTTCACCGTGCAAGACGTGTTCAACGTTTCTTATCTCAACCATTCCACGTAGCAGAGCAATTTACTGGTCTTGCTGGTGTATTGGTGCCAATCGAAGATACTATTAAAGGCTTCAACATGATCATGGATGGTCAATTAGACCAATATCCTGAATCAGCATTCAACCTTAAAGGAAATATTGAAGAGGTGATCGCTGACGGAGAGAAATTGTTAGCTAACGCATAA
- a CDS encoding F0F1 ATP synthase subunit epsilon, protein MQLDILTPERKLYSGEVTYVEMPGIDGYFGVLDDHAAMISALGAGKITVDQVKAMTPDEDAIDTFLEDAQNKRFTLDVKGGVAEVFRNKVIVLLD, encoded by the coding sequence ATGCAATTAGATATTCTAACACCAGAAAGAAAGCTTTATAGCGGTGAAGTTACTTACGTAGAAATGCCTGGTATTGATGGGTATTTCGGAGTATTAGATGATCACGCTGCTATGATATCGGCTTTAGGTGCGGGTAAAATTACTGTGGATCAGGTAAAGGCAATGACTCCAGATGAGGATGCTATTGATACCTTTTTAGAAGATGCACAAAACAAACGTTTTACTTTAGACGTTAAAGGTGGCGTTGCTGAAGTATTTCGTAATAAAGTAATTGTCTTATTAGACTAA